Proteins encoded within one genomic window of Acinetobacter sp. WCHA55:
- a CDS encoding ankyrin repeat domain-containing protein, producing MKFNYLPEIPENDDELHLPELVYWASLGELAEVEKSLANGVDVNSTDDEGYSALQAAAENGYLDVVKLLVEKGANVQYKGEYTALQLAEMAEQVEIIEYLKSL from the coding sequence ATGAAATTTAATTATCTCCCTGAAATTCCTGAAAACGATGATGAGCTACATTTACCTGAACTGGTGTATTGGGCATCTTTAGGTGAACTTGCTGAAGTAGAAAAAAGTCTCGCCAATGGTGTAGATGTGAACTCGACCGATGATGAAGGCTATAGCGCACTTCAAGCAGCGGCTGAAAATGGCTATCTAGATGTGGTGAAACTGCTGGTTGAAAAAGGTGCGAATGTCCAATACAAAGGTGAATACACTGCGCTTCAACTGGCTGAAATGGCGGAACAAGTCGAAATTATTGAATACTTAAAAAGCCTGTAA
- a CDS encoding aromatic acid/H+ symport family MFS transporter — translation MSVKAVNVNDIIDRAKFSGFHFQVVAWCLLIILFDGYDLAINGVVLPLLMEDWGLSAVQAGMLASTALAGMMFGAMIFGSLADKIGRKKVIMICIVLFSGLTCAGGFASNPTEFAILRFLAGLGIGGVMPNLVALTSEYAPQKMRSTLVTTMFSGYAVGGVMAALLGAWFTPSFGWQIMFFIAGIPLLLLPVIWKFLPESLTFIVQQNRQAEARKIVRRLAPTVTVKEDTTFELHHVDVPESANVVSLFKRGRAVNTLLFWVAFFTCLLTMYALSSWLPKLMMAAGYSMDNSLMFMMVMNIGAVIGIVGGGILADRFHLKPVLMCLGMMGAVVMSLMGFQSNQFLLYILVFLAGAASIGSQMLLYSYVAQYYPLAVRSTGIGWSSAIGRMGAIIGPILIGSLLGMNLPAHFNFIAVGLPVLITAIAVALIMNEDESEKIGASQPVVSKG, via the coding sequence ATGTCAGTTAAAGCAGTTAATGTGAATGATATTATTGATCGTGCAAAATTTTCGGGTTTCCATTTTCAAGTTGTTGCTTGGTGTTTACTAATTATTTTATTTGATGGTTATGACTTGGCAATTAATGGTGTGGTATTGCCATTATTAATGGAAGACTGGGGCTTAAGTGCTGTGCAGGCGGGTATGCTAGCTAGTACTGCCCTAGCAGGCATGATGTTTGGTGCAATGATATTTGGCTCTTTGGCGGATAAAATTGGTCGTAAAAAAGTCATTATGATTTGTATTGTGCTTTTTAGTGGGCTTACCTGTGCAGGTGGTTTTGCATCAAATCCAACAGAATTTGCGATTTTACGTTTCCTTGCGGGACTTGGAATTGGTGGAGTAATGCCAAATCTGGTTGCACTGACATCTGAATATGCGCCACAAAAAATGCGTAGTACCTTAGTAACCACAATGTTTAGTGGTTATGCTGTGGGTGGTGTAATGGCTGCATTGTTAGGTGCGTGGTTTACTCCAAGTTTTGGCTGGCAAATTATGTTTTTTATTGCGGGTATTCCTTTGTTGTTATTACCTGTTATTTGGAAGTTTTTACCTGAGTCTTTGACTTTTATTGTGCAACAAAACCGTCAGGCGGAAGCACGTAAAATTGTTCGTCGTTTAGCACCAACAGTAACTGTAAAAGAAGATACAACTTTTGAGTTGCATCATGTTGATGTGCCAGAATCTGCGAATGTTGTGAGCTTATTTAAACGTGGGCGTGCGGTAAATACCTTATTGTTTTGGGTGGCGTTCTTCACCTGCTTACTGACTATGTATGCTTTAAGTAGTTGGTTGCCGAAGTTAATGATGGCAGCAGGCTACTCAATGGATAATAGCTTGATGTTTATGATGGTGATGAATATTGGTGCTGTAATTGGTATTGTCGGTGGAGGAATCTTGGCCGATCGTTTCCACTTGAAACCTGTACTCATGTGTTTGGGTATGATGGGTGCAGTGGTGATGAGCTTGATGGGCTTCCAATCGAATCAATTCCTTTTATATATTTTAGTATTCTTGGCGGGTGCTGCATCAATCGGTTCACAAATGCTGCTTTATAGCTATGTCGCTCAGTACTATCCGCTTGCTGTTCGTTCAACTGGTATTGGTTGGTCGTCTGCGATTGGTCGTATGGGTGCAATCATTGGACCTATTTTAATTGGTAGTTTGTTGGGTATGAATTTACCTGCACACTTTAACTTTATTGCAGTGGGTTTACCTGTATTGATTACTGCTATTGCTGTTGCACTGATTATGAATGAAGATGAATCTGAAAAGATTGGTGCAAGTCAGCCTGTGGTTTCTAAAGGTTAA
- a CDS encoding VacJ family lipoprotein, whose translation MQHIRHLCAGLLFVGFTTFAFAEDVAPAAASEIDTSADPQTTQSSSLKELKNIKAKDLKVDANAAQPDNVKDPLQPLNRQIFAVNDALDRAIVRPIAVEYKEKIPSPIRDSYSGFRKNLGEPWNAVNQLIQGRPGRAAKTFGRFTINTVTTLGFADPASRLGLETEDENFGTTLGYWGVPSGPYLVLPIFGPSTFRDGFGLVVDGYARPQRYILEDEEGLYWAEQALRGIDVRSQLIDIEGAIQGDKYSSIRDIYLQRKNFIIAEKKGQEAEGMFIDDVGDDDSSNSPSSNESHQMLDTE comes from the coding sequence ATGCAACACATTCGCCACTTATGTGCTGGTCTACTTTTTGTAGGCTTTACAACATTTGCATTTGCTGAAGATGTAGCGCCTGCGGCTGCCAGCGAAATAGATACCAGTGCTGATCCGCAAACGACTCAATCTTCTTCGCTTAAAGAATTAAAGAATATTAAAGCAAAAGATTTAAAAGTAGATGCCAATGCCGCACAACCTGATAATGTAAAAGATCCACTTCAACCCTTAAATAGACAGATTTTTGCTGTCAATGATGCTTTAGACCGTGCAATCGTTCGTCCAATTGCAGTGGAATATAAAGAAAAGATCCCCTCTCCGATTCGTGACTCTTATAGTGGCTTCCGTAAAAACCTCGGCGAACCTTGGAATGCTGTAAACCAGCTTATACAAGGCCGACCCGGCCGCGCTGCAAAAACCTTTGGTCGATTTACCATTAATACGGTAACTACTTTAGGTTTTGCAGATCCTGCTTCGCGCTTGGGCTTAGAAACTGAAGATGAAAATTTTGGTACGACTCTGGGCTACTGGGGTGTTCCATCTGGCCCATATCTAGTACTTCCAATTTTTGGACCAAGTACTTTCCGTGATGGGTTTGGTTTGGTTGTTGATGGCTATGCACGCCCCCAAAGATACATATTAGAAGATGAAGAAGGCCTATATTGGGCGGAACAGGCTTTACGTGGTATTGATGTGCGATCACAACTGATTGATATTGAAGGTGCGATTCAAGGTGATAAATATTCTTCAATTCGTGATATTTATTTACAACGTAAAAACTTCATTATTGCTGAGAAGAAAGGCCAAGAAGCCGAAGGGATGTTCATTGATGATGTCGGTGATGATGATTCATCTAACTCTCCATCGAGCAATGAATCGCATCAAATGTTAGATACGGAATAA
- the gigA gene encoding RsbU family protein phosphatase GigA produces MYFIQPSRHIPYLEQVLDTLPSVQMIRIEDIDLYDPTIIAIADIQDYLDYKWTLPTIVLAFENEGRALAQAWELGALAGWMWNKLPSNPQQSLLKIDAQYKRNQDSRDLPSAAELQKRLLPNPIELQNYTVETFFQPSAYLSGDWFDYWKISDKELMFYLADVSGHGVTSSLLTSWMAAFHGRAKTPRGLIKKLNGMLVQENIEKHITMIAGILNLETHQLRWSSAGHYPPAIIFEPNQAPKILHTSSFPLGLTEELEVEEHECVLNRHARFIICSDGALEPFNGGLNDQFTQLVYHLQNQSFEAPEHVADDIAILSLRRMN; encoded by the coding sequence ATGTATTTCATTCAACCCTCTCGCCATATTCCATATTTAGAACAGGTGCTAGACACACTACCAAGTGTGCAAATGATTCGCATAGAAGACATTGATCTTTATGACCCGACTATTATTGCTATTGCCGATATCCAAGATTATTTAGATTATAAATGGACACTGCCCACCATTGTCCTTGCCTTTGAAAATGAAGGTCGTGCTTTAGCCCAAGCGTGGGAACTCGGTGCTTTAGCAGGCTGGATGTGGAACAAACTCCCCAGCAATCCTCAACAGTCCTTACTCAAAATTGATGCACAATATAAGCGAAATCAAGACAGTCGCGATCTGCCTTCCGCAGCAGAGTTACAAAAGCGACTTTTACCAAACCCTATAGAACTTCAAAACTACACCGTTGAAACGTTTTTTCAACCTTCTGCTTATTTGTCTGGAGACTGGTTTGATTATTGGAAAATCAGCGATAAAGAACTGATGTTTTATTTGGCTGATGTATCCGGTCATGGGGTCACCAGTAGTTTATTAACCTCTTGGATGGCGGCTTTTCATGGTCGTGCCAAAACACCACGTGGACTCATTAAGAAGCTCAATGGCATGTTAGTTCAAGAGAATATTGAAAAGCACATCACCATGATTGCAGGGATCTTAAACCTCGAAACACATCAACTTCGTTGGTCAAGTGCAGGACATTATCCCCCTGCTATTATCTTCGAGCCAAATCAAGCTCCTAAAATATTACATACCAGTAGTTTTCCTTTGGGCCTTACTGAAGAACTGGAAGTTGAAGAGCATGAATGTGTACTCAACCGTCATGCCCGCTTCATTATTTGTTCCGATGGCGCACTCGAACCCTTCAATGGCGGACTGAATGATCAGTTCACACAATTGGTCTATCATTTGCAAAATCAATCCTTTGAAGCACCAGAGCATGTTGCAGACGATATTGCCATTTTAAGTTTACGTCGAATGAATTAA
- the gigB gene encoding anti-anti-sigma factor GigB produces MSTGHVEYASLNGTHIFKLIGEVRAQSCISLDKLLNRIEQQSNVVGAIVDLTQTTFIDSTVLGILAKLGLKLKQIHNIQAVMLSTNSDITTLANSMGLGQVFVILNYCGDPNVCTLELMEEHITHRNMLNTVLDAHKTLMELNQSNQNMFEPLVKQLQKEQDSLDQVSQQQNA; encoded by the coding sequence ATGTCAACAGGTCATGTTGAATATGCAAGCTTGAATGGAACGCATATTTTTAAGCTTATTGGCGAAGTGCGTGCCCAATCTTGTATCAGTCTAGACAAACTTTTAAACCGTATTGAACAACAGTCAAATGTTGTTGGTGCAATCGTAGATTTAACTCAAACTACTTTCATTGACAGCACTGTGTTAGGCATTTTGGCAAAGTTAGGCTTAAAGCTTAAACAGATCCATAATATCCAGGCTGTTATGTTGTCCACCAACTCTGATATTACTACCTTAGCCAACAGTATGGGGCTAGGGCAGGTTTTTGTGATTTTAAACTACTGTGGCGATCCAAACGTTTGTACCCTCGAGCTGATGGAAGAGCACATTACACATCGTAATATGTTAAACACCGTACTAGATGCACATAAAACTCTGATGGAGCTGAATCAAAGTAATCAAAATATGTTTGAACCTCTGGTCAAACAGTTGCAAAAAGAACAAGATAGCCTCGATCAAGTGTCACAGCAACAAAACGCATAA
- a CDS encoding carbon-nitrogen hydrolase family protein, with amino-acid sequence MTLLSVVQMNSQNDIEANFIVIESLIQQSKANGAELIVFPENFVCFAAGKQRETAAQFEDIQKRLENLAHQYQIWIVAGTLPCPFRPDGSVIEDGRVRTASLCISPDRTEARYDKIHLFDVQVGDAVGGYQESKFFEPGTDVIVAKTPFGNIGLMVCYDLRFPELALTLRTRGANILTAPAAFTYTTGQMHWQLLLQARAMDSQCQVLGAAQQGWHGEKRQTWGHAAATNSRGQVLDLILNPGAQLITVPFDLAEQAHIRESMPLMQHRKLVQF; translated from the coding sequence ATGACTTTACTTTCTGTTGTACAGATGAATTCTCAAAATGATATTGAAGCAAATTTCATTGTCATTGAGTCTCTGATTCAACAAAGTAAAGCAAATGGTGCTGAACTTATTGTGTTCCCCGAAAACTTCGTTTGTTTTGCTGCAGGCAAACAACGTGAGACTGCGGCCCAGTTCGAAGATATTCAAAAGCGTTTAGAAAATCTTGCTCATCAATATCAGATCTGGATCGTCGCGGGTACTCTCCCATGCCCGTTCCGTCCAGATGGTTCTGTGATTGAAGATGGCCGTGTTCGTACAGCCAGTCTTTGCATTAGCCCTGATCGGACTGAAGCACGTTATGACAAAATTCATTTGTTTGACGTTCAAGTTGGCGACGCTGTAGGTGGTTACCAAGAATCTAAGTTCTTTGAACCTGGTACAGATGTAATTGTGGCAAAAACACCCTTTGGTAATATTGGCTTGATGGTTTGCTATGACTTACGCTTTCCTGAATTGGCTTTAACTTTACGCACGCGTGGTGCAAATATTTTGACGGCACCTGCTGCATTTACTTACACCACAGGTCAAATGCACTGGCAGTTATTATTACAAGCCCGTGCGATGGACAGTCAATGTCAGGTTTTAGGCGCCGCACAACAAGGCTGGCATGGTGAAAAGAGACAAACTTGGGGACATGCAGCTGCAACCAATAGCCGTGGTCAAGTTTTGGATTTGATTCTTAACCCGGGCGCACAGTTGATTACTGTACCTTTTGACTTGGCTGAACAAGCTCATATCCGTGAAAGTATGCCTTTGATGCAACATCGGAAATTAGTGCAGTTTTAA
- a CDS encoding organic hydroperoxide resistance protein yields MSLEKVFYTAHAKATGGRDGRATSSDGVLDVKLTVPKEMGGAGGGTNPEQLFAAGYSACFLGAMKFVANRDHLKITPDVYIEGDVGIGPIPTGFGIQVTLNIHLEGLEQAEAQKLVDAAHIVCPYSNATRGNIDVTLNVIV; encoded by the coding sequence ATGTCTTTAGAGAAAGTATTTTATACGGCACATGCTAAAGCGACAGGTGGCCGTGATGGTCGCGCAACCTCTTCTGATGGAGTTTTAGATGTAAAACTCACCGTTCCTAAAGAAATGGGCGGCGCAGGTGGTGGAACTAACCCTGAACAGCTTTTTGCCGCAGGTTATTCTGCATGTTTTCTAGGTGCGATGAAGTTTGTCGCAAACCGTGACCATTTAAAAATTACACCTGACGTATATATCGAAGGTGATGTTGGGATTGGTCCGATTCCAACAGGCTTTGGTATTCAAGTGACTTTAAATATTCATTTAGAAGGTTTAGAGCAAGCAGAAGCGCAAAAATTGGTGGATGCAGCACATATCGTTTGCCCTTACTCAAATGCAACGCGTGGCAATATTGATGTGACATTGAATGTGATTGTTTAA